A single region of the Gemmata palustris genome encodes:
- a CDS encoding MBL fold metallo-hydrolase, translating into MLTDTQTGTRTFTFLGTGTSMGVPMLGCDCHVCTSTNPKNHRYRCSVLISTAAGNVLIDTAPELRLQLLRENIKLVNAVVYTHYHVDHLFGLDDLRIFPVKLNTPLPIYCTDETEVIIRQVFAYAFAPGSEDLPVGMVPRLTLERIDERPFEVLGERFTPIPLLHGRFNVFGFRVGDIAYCTDVSSIPDRSWPLLENLDVLVIDALKPGKPHPSHFNVDQALEAIERIKPRRAYFTHMAHTMEYDELMRTLPKGVEPAYDGLKFTF; encoded by the coding sequence ATGCTAACCGACACGCAGACCGGCACGCGCACGTTCACGTTCCTCGGCACCGGAACCTCAATGGGGGTGCCGATGCTCGGCTGTGACTGTCACGTCTGCACCTCCACAAACCCCAAAAATCACCGCTACCGCTGCTCGGTGCTCATCAGCACCGCCGCGGGTAACGTCCTGATCGACACCGCGCCCGAACTGCGGCTGCAACTACTCCGCGAGAACATCAAACTCGTCAACGCGGTCGTGTACACCCACTACCACGTCGACCACCTGTTCGGCCTCGACGACCTGCGCATCTTCCCGGTCAAACTGAACACGCCGCTGCCGATCTACTGCACAGACGAGACAGAAGTCATTATCCGGCAGGTATTTGCCTACGCCTTCGCGCCGGGCAGCGAAGACCTGCCCGTGGGGATGGTTCCGCGCCTCACGCTCGAGCGAATCGACGAGCGCCCGTTCGAGGTACTCGGCGAGCGGTTCACCCCGATCCCGCTCTTGCACGGGCGGTTCAACGTGTTCGGGTTCCGCGTGGGGGACATCGCGTACTGCACCGATGTGAGTAGCATCCCGGACCGGAGCTGGCCGCTCCTGGAGAACCTGGACGTGCTCGTGATCGACGCCCTCAAACCGGGCAAGCCGCACCCGTCACACTTCAACGTGGACCAGGCGCTCGAAGCCATCGAGCGCATCAAGCCGCGCCGGGCGTACTTCACGCACATGGCCCACACAATGGAATACGACGAACTGATGCGCACCCTCCCGAAGGGCGTCGAACCGGCTTACGACGGGCTGAAGTTCACGTTCTAG
- a CDS encoding MFS transporter, translating to MSSASSPGNSPGRNEKVLFWASFFTLIAAGIGFSVRGFILKDWGNQFGFTQSELGSITGGGLVGFGIAIIFFSFCADQFGYGKLMMVAFTLHASSAIVTFAATPIYGMYGKEGAYWCLYIGMWLFALGNGTCEAVINPLTATLFPKNKTHWLNILHAGWPLGLILGALIVLGFKQAAPDVRWEVKLGVFLVPVLLYGLMMFNRPFPHSEAKSSGVSMGTMVVTLVSPILLFLFFLHALVGYVELGTDSWIGNITERVLADETKALVAFIWTNALMFTLRFFAGPIVEKINPIGLLFVSALMGTAGLFMLGQPFTNDIWPWMFAVTIYGLGKTFYWPTLLGTISERFPKGGALALGISGGIGMISAGMLGGPGIGYKQDYFAVEKAKEIAPATYDRYKAPNASGFPVFSNIAPDKLPPVAGLDNSKLKVFDDWGGVIDTDGKRKEGKKTTLESDLETVARLESEGKPVGAELKENLNKLKDWWEKDGRPNYAADKDKLGEARLYGAKQALLYTAVVPAVLAVGFLLLIFYFMATGGYKQVHLEAARPSGRPAGGADAGDWGR from the coding sequence GTGAGTAGCGCGTCCTCTCCCGGTAATTCCCCCGGCCGGAACGAGAAGGTTCTCTTCTGGGCCAGTTTCTTCACCCTGATCGCGGCCGGCATCGGGTTCTCCGTTCGCGGGTTCATCCTCAAAGATTGGGGGAACCAGTTCGGGTTCACCCAGAGCGAACTCGGCTCGATCACCGGCGGCGGCCTGGTCGGGTTCGGTATCGCGATCATCTTCTTCAGCTTCTGCGCCGACCAGTTCGGTTACGGGAAGCTGATGATGGTCGCGTTCACGCTACACGCCTCGAGCGCGATCGTAACCTTCGCCGCGACGCCGATTTACGGCATGTACGGGAAGGAAGGCGCGTACTGGTGCCTCTACATCGGGATGTGGCTGTTCGCGCTCGGGAACGGCACCTGTGAGGCCGTTATCAACCCGCTCACCGCGACCCTGTTCCCCAAGAACAAGACGCACTGGCTGAACATTCTGCACGCCGGCTGGCCGCTCGGGTTGATCCTCGGCGCGCTCATCGTGCTGGGCTTCAAGCAGGCCGCGCCGGACGTCCGGTGGGAGGTCAAACTCGGCGTGTTCCTGGTGCCGGTGCTCCTGTACGGGTTGATGATGTTCAACCGGCCGTTCCCGCACTCGGAAGCGAAGTCGTCCGGCGTGTCGATGGGGACAATGGTGGTCACGCTGGTGTCGCCGATCCTGCTGTTCCTGTTCTTTTTGCACGCGCTGGTCGGGTACGTGGAACTCGGAACCGATAGCTGGATCGGGAACATCACCGAGCGCGTCCTCGCGGACGAGACGAAGGCGCTGGTCGCCTTCATCTGGACGAACGCGCTCATGTTCACCCTGCGGTTCTTCGCCGGGCCGATCGTGGAGAAGATCAACCCGATCGGGCTGCTCTTCGTGAGCGCACTCATGGGCACGGCCGGCCTGTTCATGCTCGGCCAACCGTTCACCAACGACATCTGGCCGTGGATGTTCGCGGTCACGATCTACGGGTTGGGTAAGACGTTCTACTGGCCGACGCTTTTAGGCACGATTTCCGAACGGTTCCCGAAGGGCGGCGCGCTGGCCCTGGGCATCAGCGGCGGCATCGGGATGATCTCGGCCGGTATGCTCGGCGGCCCGGGGATCGGGTACAAGCAGGACTACTTCGCGGTGGAGAAGGCGAAGGAAATCGCACCCGCGACCTACGACCGCTACAAGGCACCGAATGCGTCCGGGTTCCCGGTGTTCTCGAACATCGCGCCGGACAAGCTTCCGCCGGTCGCGGGCCTGGACAACTCGAAGCTGAAGGTGTTCGACGATTGGGGCGGCGTGATTGACACCGACGGCAAGCGCAAAGAGGGGAAGAAGACCACACTCGAATCGGACCTGGAAACGGTCGCGCGCCTCGAATCCGAAGGCAAACCGGTCGGTGCCGAACTGAAGGAGAATCTGAACAAGCTCAAGGACTGGTGGGAGAAAGACGGCCGGCCGAACTACGCGGCCGACAAAGACAAGCTCGGTGAGGCACGGCTGTATGGTGCGAAACAGGCGCTGCTCTACACGGCCGTCGTGCCCGCTGTACTCGCGGTCGGGTTCCTGTTGCTGATCTTCTACTTCATGGCGACCGGTGGGTACAAGCAGGTCCACCTGGAAGCCGCCCGACCCAGCGGTCGCCCGGCCGGGGGCGCTGATGCGGGAGATTGGGGCCGGTAG
- a CDS encoding UTP--glucose-1-phosphate uridylyltransferase, which translates to MTVPPAELTDRLRAHGQEHALLGWGSLDTSARAALVRQLEALDLAELATLRERALAPPEAPPEQFEPVPITPAGFTAEEKARGADALGRGEIAALLVAGGQGSRLGALQPKGMFPAGAISGTSLFQIHAEKVLATSRRYGRAAPLLIMTSPATDAPTRAFFAENGNFGLAPGQVTFFQQGTMPAVCPHTGKLLFEAPGKLFLSPNGHGGTLTALADSGSLRALTEQGVKHVSYFQVDNPLVKVFDPGFIGRHIAAESEASSKVVAKTAPDEKVGVLVSANGRGSIIEYTLLPKHLTEEREPTGELRFRAGSPAIHLFSVAFLERVTRTAAGSLPYRAALKAVAHFDPRAGQSVPAPSAKEPNAVKFERFIFDALPHAERWLAVETLRSEEFAPIKNASGADSPETSRAAQIALHTEWLRRAGIDTSGHAVEVSPLFGLDAEHLAEKLRGDKPVKIVEPTVFK; encoded by the coding sequence ATGACTGTTCCCCCCGCCGAACTTACCGACCGCCTGCGAGCCCACGGACAAGAACACGCACTGCTCGGTTGGGGCTCACTCGACACAAGTGCGCGGGCGGCCCTGGTTCGACAGCTCGAAGCACTTGACCTGGCGGAACTTGCAACACTGCGCGAACGGGCACTCGCTCCGCCCGAAGCCCCGCCAGAGCAGTTCGAGCCGGTGCCGATCACGCCCGCGGGGTTCACTGCGGAAGAAAAAGCGCGCGGCGCGGACGCCCTCGGGCGCGGTGAAATCGCGGCGCTGCTCGTGGCCGGCGGACAGGGGAGCCGACTCGGGGCGCTCCAACCGAAGGGCATGTTCCCGGCCGGCGCGATTTCGGGCACGTCGCTCTTTCAGATCCACGCGGAGAAGGTGCTAGCCACGAGTCGCCGGTACGGGCGCGCAGCGCCGCTCCTCATCATGACCAGCCCCGCGACCGATGCCCCCACGCGCGCGTTTTTCGCCGAGAACGGCAACTTCGGACTCGCACCCGGGCAAGTCACGTTCTTCCAGCAGGGCACGATGCCCGCAGTGTGCCCGCACACGGGAAAACTACTATTTGAAGCCCCCGGCAAGCTGTTCCTCAGCCCGAACGGGCACGGCGGTACGCTCACCGCACTAGCCGATAGCGGCTCGCTCCGCGCCCTCACCGAGCAAGGCGTGAAGCACGTCTCGTACTTCCAGGTGGATAACCCGCTGGTGAAGGTGTTCGATCCCGGCTTCATCGGGCGCCACATTGCAGCGGAGTCCGAAGCGTCGTCGAAGGTCGTGGCGAAAACCGCGCCGGACGAGAAGGTCGGCGTGCTGGTGTCCGCCAACGGGCGCGGCTCGATCATCGAATACACGCTCCTGCCCAAGCACCTCACGGAAGAACGGGAGCCGACCGGCGAACTCCGGTTCCGCGCCGGGAGCCCCGCGATTCACCTGTTCAGCGTGGCGTTTCTGGAGCGCGTGACGCGCACGGCGGCCGGGTCGCTGCCGTACCGCGCCGCACTCAAAGCGGTCGCCCACTTCGACCCGCGTGCCGGACAGAGCGTCCCCGCGCCGTCCGCAAAAGAACCGAATGCGGTGAAGTTCGAGCGCTTCATTTTCGATGCGCTGCCGCACGCGGAGCGGTGGCTCGCGGTCGAAACACTGCGCAGCGAAGAGTTCGCGCCGATCAAGAACGCGAGCGGCGCGGACTCGCCCGAAACGTCCCGGGCCGCGCAAATCGCGCTGCACACCGAATGGCTGCGTCGCGCCGGGATCGACACGAGCGGCCACGCGGTCGAAGTGTCTCCTCTATTCGGGCTCGATGCGGAGCACCTCGCCGAAAAGCTCCGGGGCGATAAACCCGTCAAGATTGTCGAACCGACAGTATTTAAGTAA